Proteins encoded within one genomic window of Vidua macroura isolate BioBank_ID:100142 chromosome 2, ASM2450914v1, whole genome shotgun sequence:
- the CRLF2 gene encoding cytokine receptor-like factor 2 isoform X1, with protein sequence MITHLFTVFCVIPTMRLIFQAYSMIFMLGNLVASQSLSSGGKDAINTTIINFNNEKMQITWAARELFPNENVSFFYTFGEGKNKVWKPCITYLLDQDYNSGCLFKTEGPTLAISIRNSNGSEELFYKNLKADFYIKPSPPENVTFFWEEDTVTASCNKPERNAWCLTFELQYKSKFDKEWQSRTSKCCSVREQGFDPRKCYSFRVRLRRRVPYCNVVKYSSDWAAETFWMNGTLLDSCDDDITPQSKTVIVLSCLLAVLLMMLILLILLCKWQRVRMSILPAIPDPKYPFADLFNYHNGNLQEWLDKNDHVVLQTKLEYEEPESITEAESQQEDGKNSGKEEPLEKIFTFPGAAENNDSKAAEIACLIPASNTIAPFAGFHVLMNDDMYVML encoded by the exons ATGATTACTCATCTCTTCACAGTCTTTTGTGTCATTCCAACCATGAGACTCATCTTTCAAGCATATTCAATGATCTTCATGCTAGGCAACCTTGTGGCTTCTCAGTCACTATCTTCTG GTGGGAAAGATGCCATCAACACCACAATAATCAACTTCAATAATGAGAAGATGCAGATCACATGGGCAGCAAGAGAGCTTTTTCCCAATGAGAATGTGTCATTTTTTTACAC ATTTGGTGAAGGCAAGAACAAAGTTTGGAAGCCATGTATCACCTATTTATTGGATCAAGATTATAATTCTGGATGTCTTTTTAAGACAGAAGGACCTACTCTTGCCATTTCTATCAGGAACAGCAATGGAAGTGAAGAGcttttttataaaaatctaaaagctgatttttaca TAAAGCCCAGTCCACCAGAAAATGTGACCTTCTTCTGGGAAGAGGACACTGTTACTGCAAGCTGTAATAAACCAGAGAGAAATGCATGGTGCTTGACATTTGAGCTTCAGTACAAAAGCAAATTTGACAAAGAGTGGCAA TCCAGAACTTCTAAATGCTGCAGTGTTAGAGAGCAAGGCTTTGATCCAAGGAAGTGCTACTCTTTCCGGGTCAGACTGAGGAGGCGAGTACCCTACTGCAACGTAGTTAAATACAGCAGTGACTGGGCAGCTGAAACATTTTGGATGAATGGCACGTTATTAG ATTCATGTGATGATGATATAACTCCTCAGTCAAAAACAGTAATTGTTTTAAGTTGTTTGCTGGCAGTACTCTTAATGATGCTTATCCTTCTGATTCTTCTGTGTAAATGGCAGag ggTTCGGATGTCAATCCTGCCTGCTATACCAGACCCAAAATACCCATTTGCTGATCTCTTCAATTATCATAATGGAAATTTACAG gAATGGCTAGACAAAAATGACCACGTGGTGTTGCAAACCAAGCTAGAATATGAAGAACCAGAGTCCATCACCGAGGCAGAAAGCCAGCAAGAAGATGGGAAGAACAGTGGCAAAGAGGAGCCTTTGGAAAAAATCTTCACttttccaggagcagctgaaaataatgacagcaaagcagctgagatTGCCTGCCTGATACCAGCATCCAACACTATAGCTCCTTTTGCTGGCTTCCATGTTTTAATGAATGACGATATGTATGTGATGTTATAA
- the CRLF2 gene encoding cytokine receptor-like factor 2 isoform X2, with translation MKKIKSVFCVIPTMRLIFQAYSMIFMLGNLVASQSLSSGGKDAINTTIINFNNEKMQITWAARELFPNENVSFFYTFGEGKNKVWKPCITYLLDQDYNSGCLFKTEGPTLAISIRNSNGSEELFYKNLKADFYIKPSPPENVTFFWEEDTVTASCNKPERNAWCLTFELQYKSKFDKEWQSRTSKCCSVREQGFDPRKCYSFRVRLRRRVPYCNVVKYSSDWAAETFWMNGTLLDSCDDDITPQSKTVIVLSCLLAVLLMMLILLILLCKWQRVRMSILPAIPDPKYPFADLFNYHNGNLQEWLDKNDHVVLQTKLEYEEPESITEAESQQEDGKNSGKEEPLEKIFTFPGAAENNDSKAAEIACLIPASNTIAPFAGFHVLMNDDMYVML, from the exons atgaaaaaaatcaaatcag TCTTTTGTGTCATTCCAACCATGAGACTCATCTTTCAAGCATATTCAATGATCTTCATGCTAGGCAACCTTGTGGCTTCTCAGTCACTATCTTCTG GTGGGAAAGATGCCATCAACACCACAATAATCAACTTCAATAATGAGAAGATGCAGATCACATGGGCAGCAAGAGAGCTTTTTCCCAATGAGAATGTGTCATTTTTTTACAC ATTTGGTGAAGGCAAGAACAAAGTTTGGAAGCCATGTATCACCTATTTATTGGATCAAGATTATAATTCTGGATGTCTTTTTAAGACAGAAGGACCTACTCTTGCCATTTCTATCAGGAACAGCAATGGAAGTGAAGAGcttttttataaaaatctaaaagctgatttttaca TAAAGCCCAGTCCACCAGAAAATGTGACCTTCTTCTGGGAAGAGGACACTGTTACTGCAAGCTGTAATAAACCAGAGAGAAATGCATGGTGCTTGACATTTGAGCTTCAGTACAAAAGCAAATTTGACAAAGAGTGGCAA TCCAGAACTTCTAAATGCTGCAGTGTTAGAGAGCAAGGCTTTGATCCAAGGAAGTGCTACTCTTTCCGGGTCAGACTGAGGAGGCGAGTACCCTACTGCAACGTAGTTAAATACAGCAGTGACTGGGCAGCTGAAACATTTTGGATGAATGGCACGTTATTAG ATTCATGTGATGATGATATAACTCCTCAGTCAAAAACAGTAATTGTTTTAAGTTGTTTGCTGGCAGTACTCTTAATGATGCTTATCCTTCTGATTCTTCTGTGTAAATGGCAGag ggTTCGGATGTCAATCCTGCCTGCTATACCAGACCCAAAATACCCATTTGCTGATCTCTTCAATTATCATAATGGAAATTTACAG gAATGGCTAGACAAAAATGACCACGTGGTGTTGCAAACCAAGCTAGAATATGAAGAACCAGAGTCCATCACCGAGGCAGAAAGCCAGCAAGAAGATGGGAAGAACAGTGGCAAAGAGGAGCCTTTGGAAAAAATCTTCACttttccaggagcagctgaaaataatgacagcaaagcagctgagatTGCCTGCCTGATACCAGCATCCAACACTATAGCTCCTTTTGCTGGCTTCCATGTTTTAATGAATGACGATATGTATGTGATGTTATAA